One window from the genome of Chaetodon trifascialis isolate fChaTrf1 chromosome 20, fChaTrf1.hap1, whole genome shotgun sequence encodes:
- the LOC139348816 gene encoding sphingosine 1-phosphate receptor 3: MVNPQIYLHYNYTGKLDHRPSVGSSPGTVDTKTIVFLIICSFIVLENLTVLTAIWRNHRFHNRMYFFIGNLALCDLLAGVAYLVNLLLSGEKTLQLSPALWFVREGSMFVALGASIFSLLAIAIERHLTMIKMRPYDASKNYRVFLLIGTCWLIAISLGALPILGWNCLDNLPDCSTVLPLYTKKYVAFCIIVFMVLLLAMSVLYARIYILVKSSSRKVSKHRNSEHAMSLLRTVIIVVGVFIACWTPIFILLLLDVACEQRCPILYKADWFIAVAVLNSAMNPVIYTLASREMRRAFLGLVCGVCCRERALVNGSGNKQTLEPSRSRSKSWSSQNNPNQSQQSFRQAELEREQEADTGHGQVSVVAGGAAQVVLESDRKD, translated from the coding sequence ATGGTCAACCCACAGATATACCTCCACTACAACTACACGGGGAAGCTGGACCACCGACCCAGCGTCGGCTCGAGCCCTGGCACCGTTGACACCAAAACCATCGTGTTCCTCATCATATGCAGCTTCATCGTCCTGGAGAATCTCACTGTGCTGACCGCCATATGGAGAAACCACAGGTTCCACAACCGCATGTACTTTTTCATCGGAAACCTGGCGCTTTGCGACCTGCTGGCTGGAGTCGCTTACCTGGTCAACCTGCTCCTGTCAGGAGAGAAGACCCTGCAGCTCTCACCTGCACTCTGGTTTGTCAGAGAGGGAAGCATGTTTGTCGCCCTTGGTGCCTCCATTTTCAGTCTCCTGGCTATTGCAATAGAGAGACACCTGACGATGATCAAAATGAGGCCTTATGATGCCAGCAAGAACTACAGAGTGTTTCTGCTCATAGGGACCTGTTGGCTGATCGCTATATCTCTTGGAGCTTTGCCTATTCTGGGCTGGAACTGCCTGGACAATCTCCCTGATTGCTCCACAGTCCTCCCTCTCTACACCAAGAAATATGTAGCTTTCTGTATCATAGTTTTCATGGTTTTGCTCTTGGCCATGTCAGTCCTTTATGCACGCATCTACATCCTGGTGAAGTCCAGCAGCCGAAAGGTGAGCAAGCACAGAAACTCTGAGCATGCCATGTCGCTGCTGCGCACTGTCATCATTGTAGTTGGGGTCTTCATCGCCTGCTGGACGCCCATCTTCATCCTGCTCCTGCTGGATGTGGCATGTGAGCAGCGCTGCCCCATCCTCTACAAGGCTGACTGGTTCATCGCGGTGGCCGTGCTCAACTCAGCCATGAACCCAGTCATCTACACTCTGGCCAGCCGTGAGATGAGACGGGCCTTCCTGGGTCTGGTGTGTGGCGTTTGCTGCAGGGAGAGGGCTTTAGTCAATGGCAGCGGGAACAAGCAGACTCTGGAGCCCAGCCGCAGCAGGAGCAAGTCCTGGAGCAGCCAGAACAACCCCAACCAGAGCCAGCAGAGCTTCAGGCAGGcggagctggagagggagcaggaggcagACACAGGCCATGGCCAGGTGTCAGTGGTGGCAGGAGGGGCTGCTCAGGTTGTCCTCGAGAGTGacagaaaagactga